gatgtACTGGAAGGTCTGGTTGGAATGGGAATGGTGGAGGGCAGTGAGGGGAGAAGGTCTGGTTatactggggggactgggacagACAGGGACagttttcctctccccctcctcttccctctcaccccatccgctcctcgtcctcctcctcctcttcctcgtcctcgtcctcctcttcctcgtcctcctcttcctcgtcctcctcttcctcgtcctcctcttcctcgtcctcctcttcctcgtcctcctcttcctcgtcctcctcttcctcgtcctcctcttcctcgtcctcctcttcctcgtcctcctcttcctcgtcctcctcttcctcgtcctcctcttcctcgtcctcctcttcctcgtcctcctcttcctcgtcctcctcttcctcgtcctcctcttcctcctcctcttcctcctcctcttcctcctcctcttcctcctcctcttcctcgtcctcctcttcctcctcctcttcgtCCTCCTCTTcgtcctcctcttcttcctcgtCCTCTTCCTCGTCCTCTTCCTCCTCGTCCTCTTCCTCCTCGTCCTCTTCCTCCTCGTCCTCTTCCTCCTcgtcctcttcctcctcctcctcttcctccatcccctccctgtccatgtccccacccctctctcactctctcctctcctcttccccagctgaTGCCAtggcttctcctcctcctccgccccccgcgccccccttTTCACCACCGCTCTCCCCTGTTTCCACTGAAGTGGAGCCACTAGACCTTCCGGACACAAACGGAGTGGATCCGGTTTCTCCACATCACTGGCGCCGCTGCTGCTCCCTCGGTGCCGGTAGATCCTGCCAGAGGGAGGAAGGTGAGGATGAAGGAGCTTCCCTGTGCCACCCGGTACCAGCAGAGCTGCGCCCATGCCGGCGGAAGCACCGATTGGGTCTCAAACCAGAGTCAAACCGGATTCCCATGGGGGAGAGCGGCGATGAGCCGGGACCGTCGCGAGGGAAGAGGCTACGGTTGGTTTGGGGTCGGAACTTTGGTGTGAGGGAGGCGGTGGCAGCACCGCGGGGcggtgaggaggaggaggagagaaggtcCGGCTCCtgcgaggaggaggaagaagagagaaggtCCGGGTCctgcgaggaggaggaggaggacagaagGTCCAGATCCTGCTCTCCTGTCCTGCCCCTTCCTGATGATCCCCACCCCAAACCAGACTTCGTGCAGCTCATTGACGAGCGTGGCATCTACTCCACGGCCAAACTGGTGCTGGGTGGAGCAGCGGGTGACTTGGAGGAGGTGAcggtggggcttccaggccacTCCAAGCGTGGGACGAGCGGTGTGGGTGACCTGGAGATCCGGGAGGTCATCGTGGATGAGAAACCCTTCCAGTGCGGCGTCTGCGAGAAGGCCTTCAAGAGAGCTTGGGAGCTCTTCAGCCATGAGGTGGTGCACAATGAGGAGCGTCCTTTCCGCTGTGACCTCTGCCAGGCATCCTTCAAGCGCCACTCGGACTTCAAAAGCCACCGCTTGGTCCACACCGAGGAGAGACCTTTCCGTTGCGAGCTGTGCGGCAAACGCTTTAAGAGGTCCTCCAACCTCCAAGAGCATCGACGTATCCATAGTGGAGAACGTCCTTTCCGTTGTCCTCGCTGCGCCAAGAGTTTCAAGACGCCGTACGAGCTGCAGCGCCACGCGCTCACCCACTGCTCTGAGAAGCCCTTCAAATGCGCCGACTGTGGCAAGGACTTCCCCACCTCCAACGCTCTCCTGCTCCACCAACGTCAACATTGCGATGACAAACCCCACGTCTGTGGGGTCTGTGGCAAGAAGTTCACCTACGGCCACAGCCTGAAGGTCCACGAGCGTGTCCACACAGGTGACCGCCCCTTCGTCTGCCCGCTCTGTGGCAAAGGCTTCAAGCAGTCCAACGCGCTCTCCTCACATGAACGTGTCCACACGGGTGAGCGTCCGTTCGTCTGCAAGACCTGCGGGAAGGCCTTCAAGCAATCATCCTACCTGGTCATCCACGAGCGGGCGCACACGGGTGAGCGACCCTACAAGTGCGAGGCGTGCGGGAAGGCTTTTGCCCGCCCTTCTTTGCTTCTCCAACATCACCGCGTCCACAGCCAGGAACGTCCCTACAAGTGCAGCTTCTGCCACAAGTTCTTCAAGGACTTGGCCTACCTGGCTGTGCACGAGAAGGTCCACACGGGTGAAACCCCCTACAAGTGCAGCGTCTGCGAGAAGGGCTTCGCCCACCCTTCCAATCTTCTGCAACACCAACGCGTGCACCGCGATGGGTGAGCTCCCGGCGCAATGAGCACAGCCGTGGTGGCCACCAAGGTGCCATCGCCAACCACAGACGAGCTCCTGGGGAACCCTGGGCCACCTCAGGCTCTTCCAGATGTGGTCCCTGGACGTGAGCTGTGAGGTTGGGACTTGATCTTGGGGTTGAGTCATGGCCCTGAAGGTTCTCTGGAGCCCCGTTGGTGGTGGACACATCTCAGAAGGTTCCCCTTCCATCCCCAAAAGTCTGCAGCGATCTGGAGTCCCAGCCACATTGAATTAGAGGACAGTTATTTAATGATGGTTCTGCCTCATCACCTCTTCCAGTGTGTGGCTGGGGCTTGGTGTGACCTTTCCATGCTTGATGGTCTCCTTGCCATGCCGGACCTTCTCCCAGCGTGGTGAGAGGTCACCAGGCGTGGAGAGAGCGGCCACATCCCATATGTGGAGTGGATCTCACTCAGCACGGCCAAATGGATGAGCCAGCAAGCTTGGAGATGGGTTCTGGGCTGGTGGGCTCTTCTCTGAGGAGCACTGAAGGCCTCCTGTCTATGTTGGCCTCCTCCCCCCGTAGCTTCCCAGCGTCCTCCCATTTCAACCGCTGAGATGACGCTACGGCAGCTCAGGCTCTTCCAGATGCTGTTCCTGGCCATGAGCCATGAGGTTGAGATGTGACCTTGGGTTTGAGCCAGGCGCTGAAGGTCCTCTGGAGACCAGCTGGTGGTGGCCACATCTCCGTAGGTTCCTCCCACTCCCAGGAAGCTGCAGCGCTGCTGAACCCCAGTCCCTTTGAACCTGGACCTGTGCCGTGTCCTTCTCCACCCACGTGGGTGATCCCAGCAGGACCTTCCCTGCGCGCCATCGTGTCCGGCAGCTCCACGTGGTGGCCGGTGGCACACTGGGCAACAAGGAGCCCCTTGTCCTTAGCCTCCTGCAGGACTGAGCCACCCAGACCATCCCAGATTCCCATTCCCAGGGATCCCAGTGAGCATGGGGGGCGTTGGGACACGCTGGTCCCCACTGGAGGGGTTGGACCTGCCTGGAGGTGGGGCAGGAGCCACCACCACGCACTGCTCGGGTTGGAGGTCCCATCTAgatctcctgctgctgctcgttGACCTCATTGATCACCTCCCATCCCGTCCACCCCCGGGGGAGCAGAAGCAAGGGAGAGGCACCCAGTGGagtccttctccaccacctaTTAGGATGTTCCAGGCAAGAACCTGGTTGGTGCGTGGCCAAAGAAGACCAAGGagccttctccatccctcctcctcctcctcgtgcTGCCTGGACCGAGCCCTGCGCAGCCACCGGAGCCTGGATTTATCCCCTCCCTTGGCTCATGGGTGGAAGAGGACACGTGGACCTTGTCCTCACCTGTGCAGGTGCTCCTGCAGTGGCCTCCTGGAGCTCCTGTCCCCCCTTTCCCTGAGGTCTCTGTAGTGGTGGGaatggggtggggtgggatgcgGGTGCTCCCGGGCACACGCTAATTACAGGATGATTCCTTAACGATGGCTCTGTCTCCTCCAGCGCACGGCTGGGGTTTGGTGTGAACTTTTACTGCTTGGTGGCCTCCTTCCCATCCCACGCCTTCTCCAAGTGTGGTTGGAAGTCATCAGGCATGGAGAGAGAAGGGCGTGAGGTGGACCTCACTCAGTGCGGCCAAGTGGAGGGGGGCAGGATGAGCCAGCAAGGTTGGAGCTGGGGCTTTGGGATGGTGGGTTCCTCTCTGAGGAGCATTGACGGCCTCCTGGTCATGCTGGCTTCCTTCCCTACCCCACAGTGTCCCAGCTACCTTCCGTTTCAACCCAAGATGACACTGAGGGAGCTCAGGCTCTCCCAGACGTCATTCCTGGATGTGAGCTGTGAGGTTGGGATGTGATCTCGGCGTTGAGCCTAGCCCTGAAGGTCCTTTGGAGCGCATGGCCTCATCTCAGCAGGTTCCCCTCCCGGGATCTGCCTCTCCCTGTGGTGGCAGGGGAGGGGGTTGCCCTGAGGACAAGCTGCTCATGGTGGTGGTGCTTCTTCACCCTTTGAGGCATGGTGGGACTCTGGAGTTGTCACGTGAACCATGAAGCACCTCCTCGATGGAAGGTCCTGCACTggggtcagggcaatcccaaacaTAGATTCATGGAGAATgggttgggagcagccctgaggagaaggccttggggtggtggtggaggagaagctccacacgagccggcaatgtgcgctcacagctcAAAAACCAACTCTGTCCTGGGTGGCATCCAAAGtggtgggaccagcagggaggaaagggattctgctcctctgctctggtggcACCTAACCTAGAGCTGTGGGTTGAGTTCTAGAGGAAgcacatggagctgttggagcgtGTGtggaggaggccatggagatgatccaagagctggagaagcTCCCGTAAAATAAGAGgttgaacaggctgcccagagaaatgtTGGCTGTCCCCTCCCAGAAGGTGTacaaagccaggttggatggggctttaagcaacctgacCCAGCGGAAGTGAACCTTGATCTCCAGACTTTCTGAAGCATTACAGGAAGAAGGAGGAACGTGAAGAACCCTCTGGTTCTGCATCTTGGCTGGTTTTGAGTTGTCCTTCATCCCTGTGGAAGATGGAGAGAAGACCAGGCACAAAGGTGTCCTGCCCAtaggttggaactggatgggctttaaggtctcttccaacctacACCATTTTATGAGTTCCATCCGATAAGATAGGCACCAATTGCCTTGGCAGACACTGTCTTCTGCCCTTGGGACCTCTGCTTGTTGGGTCTCCTGGCCTCGCCCAAATCATCTCGGGTGCTTTGAGGGCCCAATGGACCCTGGGGTGAGCCTGTAAGTATCCCagggagccctgtagagagcaccaggagcctctcagaatgtccaggagccctgtagagagacCCAGAAGCCTCTGagaatcccctggagccccgtagagagcaCCAGGACACTCTCAGTAGCCCCGAGAGAcctgtagagagccccaagACCCTCCTAGAAGCCCCTGGAGCCCtatagagagccccaggagccacccagaatcccctggagctctgtagagagccccaggagcctcatAGAATCCTTTGTGGCCCTATAGagagccccaggacccccatagaatcccctggggccctgtagagagccccaggaggctcccagagtccccgggagccccgtagagcgccccaggaggctcccagaatgccctggggcactgtagagagcaaCAGGAGGCTTCCAAAGTCCCCAGGAGacccgtagagagccccaggaggctcccagacTCCCCGGGAGCCCTGAAGAGcgccccaggaggctcccaaaatgccctggagccctgtagagagccccaggaggctcccagagtccccgggaaccctgtagagagccccaggaggctccaagaatgccctggggcactgtagagagcccaaggaggctcccagagtccccgggagccccgtagagagccccaggaggctcccagaatgccctggggcactgtagagcGCCCAgggaggctcccagaatgccctggggcactgtaaagagccccaggaggctcccagagtccccgggagccccgtagagagccccaggaggctcccagagtccccgggagccccgtagagagccccaggaggctctcagagtccccgggagccccgtagagagccccaggaggctctcagagtccccgggagccccgtagagagccccaggaggctcccagaatgccctggggcactttagagagccccaggaggctcccagaatgccctggggcactgtagagagccccaggaggttcccagaatgccctggggcactttagagagccccaggagcctcccagagtccccgggagccctgtagagagccccaggaggctcccagaatgccctggggcactgtagagagccccaggaggctcccagagtccccgggagccccgtagagagccccaggaggctcccagagcCCCCGGaagccccgtagagagccccaggagggtcccagaatgccctggggcactgtagagtgccccaggaggctcccagagtccccgggagccccgtagagagccccaggaggctcccagagtccccgggagccccgtagagagccccaggaggctcccagagtccccgggagtGCTGTACAGCaccccaggaggctcccagaatgccctggggcactgtagagagccccaggaggctcccagaatgcccgggagccccgtagagagccccaggaggctcccagagtccccgcGAGCCCCGTAGAGAgacccaggaggctcccagaatgccctggggcactgtagagagccccaggaggctcccagacTCCCCGGGAGCCCTGAAGAGcgccccaggaggctcccaaaatgccctggggcactgtagagagccccaggaggctcccagagtccccgggagccccgtagagagccccaggaggctcccagagtccccgggagccctgtagagcgccccaggaggctcccagaatgccctggggcactgtagagagccccaggaggctcccagaatgccctggggcactgtagagacccccaggaggctcccagagtccccgggagccctgaagagagccccaggaggctcccagagtccccgggagccctgtagagagcccaggaggctcccagaatgccctggggcactgtagagagccccaggaggctcccagagtccccgggagccctgtagagagccccaggtggctcccagagtccccgggagccccgtagagagccccaggaggctcccagagtccccgggagccctgtagagagcccaggaggctcccagaatgccctggggcactgtagagagccccaggaggctcccagaatgccctggggcactgtagagagccccaggaggctcccagagtccccgggagccccgtagagagccccaggtggctcccagagtccccgggagccccgtagagagccccaggtggctcccagagtccccgggagccccgtagagagccccaggtggctcccagagtccccgggagcctcgtagagagccccaggaggctcccagaatgccctggggcactgtagagagccccaggaggctcccagagtccccgggagccctgtagagagccccaggtggctcccagagtccccggaagccccgtagagagcccaggaggctcccagagtccccgggagccccgtagagacCCACAGGAGGCTCGCAGAGTCCCCGGGAGCACCGTacagagccccaggaggctcccagagtccccgggagccccgtagagagcctcaggaggctcccagagtgcccgggagccccgtagagagccccaggaggctcccagagtccccgggacccctgtagagagccccaggagtctcccagagtccccgggagccctgtagagaagcCCCAAtaggctcccagaatgccctggggcactgtagagagccccaggaggctcccagagtccccgggagccccgtagagagccccaggaggctcccagagtcccccggagccctgtagagagccccaggaggctcccagagtccccgggagcctcgtagagagccccaggaggctcccagagtcccgggagccccgtagagagccccaggtggctcccagaatgccctggggcactgtagagagccccaggaggctcccagaatgccctggggcactgtagagagccccaggaggctcccagagtccccgggggccccgtagagagccccaggaggctcccagagtccccgggagccccgtagagagccccaggaggatccgagaatgccctggggcactgtagagagccccaggagcctcccagagtccccgggagccctgtagaaagccccaggaggctcccagaataccctggggcactgtagagagccccaggaggctcccagaataccctggggcactgtagagagccccaggaggctcccagaataccctggggcactgtagagagccccaggaggctcccagagcCCCCGGGAGACtcgtagagagccccaggaggctcccagagtccccgggagccccgtagagagccccaggaggctcccagagtccccgggagccccgtagagagccccaggaggctcccagtgtccccgggagccctgtagagagttccaggaggctcccagagtccccgggagccctgtagagagccccaggaggcttCCAGAGTCCCCGGGAGACCCgtagggagccccaggaggctcccagagtccccgggagccccgtagagagccccaggaggctcccagaatgccctggggcattGCAGAaagccccaggaggctcccagagtgcccaggagccctgtagagcgccccaggaggctcccagaatgccctggggcactgtagagagccccaggaggctcccagagtccccaggagccctgcagagagccccaggaggctcccagaatgccctggggcactgtagagagccccaggaggctcccagagtccccaggagccctgtagagagccccaggaggctcccagagtccccaggagccctgtagagagccccaggaggctcccagaatgccctggggcactgtagagagtcccaggaggctcccagtGTCctctggagccctgtagagcgtaccaggaggctcccagaatgccctggggcactgtagagagccccaggaggctcccagagtccccgggagccccgtagagagccccaggaggctcccagaatgccctggggcactgtagagagtcccaggaggctcccagtGTCctctggagccctgtagagcGTACCAGGAGGatcccagaatgccctggggcactgtagagagccccaggaggctccaTGAGTgcccgggagccccgtagagagccccaagaggctcccagagtccccgggagccccgtagagagccccaggaggctcccagaatgccctggggcactgtagagagccccaggatgctcccagagtccccgggagccctgtagagagccccaggagattcccagaatgccctggggcactgtagagagccccaggaggctcccagagtccccgggagccctgtagagagccccaggagattcccagaatgccctggggcactgtagagagccccaggaggctcccagagtccccgggagccccgtagagagccccaggaggcaccaagagtccccgggagccccgtagagagccccaggaggcaccaagagtccccgggagccccgtagagagccccaggaggctcccagagtccccgggagccttgtagagagccccaggaggctcccagaatgccctggggcactgtagagagccccaggaggctcccagagtccccgggagccccgtagagagccccaggaggctcccagaatgccctggggaactgtagagagccccaggtggctcccagagtccccgggagccccgtagagagccccaggaggctcccagaatgccctggggcactgtagagagtCCCAGGAGGCTTCCAGAGTCtccgggagccctgtagagagccccaggaggctcccagaatgccctggggaACTGTAGAGAgtcccaggaggctcccagagtccctgggagccctgtagagagtTCCAGGAGCCTTCCAGAGTCCCCGGGATACCCGTAGAGAgacccaggaggctcccagagtacccgggagccctgtagagagccccaggaggctccgAGAGTCCtcgggagccccgtagagagccccaggaggctcccagaatgctctggggcactgtagagagccccaggaggctcccagaatccctgggagccccgtagagagccccaggaggctcccagagtccccgggagccccgtagagagccccaggaggctcccagagtccccggaagccctgtagagagccccaggtggctcccagagtccccgggagccccgtagagacCCCCAGGtggctcccagagtccccgggagccctgtagagagccccaggtggctcccagagtccccgggagccctgtagagagccccaggaggctcccagagtccccgggagccctgtagagagccccaggaggctcccagagtccccgggagccccgtagagagccccaggaggctcccagagtccccggaagccccgtagagagcccaggaggctcccagagtccccgggagccccatagagacccacaggaggctcccagagtccccgggagcaCCGTacagagccccaggaggc
Above is a genomic segment from Cuculus canorus isolate bCucCan1 chromosome 33, bCucCan1.pri, whole genome shotgun sequence containing:
- the LOC104066258 gene encoding zinc finger protein 70; its protein translation is MASPPPPPPAPPFSPPLSPVSTEVEPLDLPDTNGVDPVSPHHWRRCCSLGAGRSCQREEGEDEGASLCHPVPAELRPCRRKHRLGLKPESNRIPMGESGDEPGPSRGKRLRLVWGRNFGVREAVAAPRGGEEEEERRSGSCEEEEEERRSGSCEEEEEDRRSRSCSPVLPLPDDPHPKPDFVQLIDERGIYSTAKLVLGGAAGDLEEVTVGLPGHSKRGTSGVGDLEIREVIVDEKPFQCGVCEKAFKRAWELFSHEVVHNEERPFRCDLCQASFKRHSDFKSHRLVHTEERPFRCELCGKRFKRSSNLQEHRRIHSGERPFRCPRCAKSFKTPYELQRHALTHCSEKPFKCADCGKDFPTSNALLLHQRQHCDDKPHVCGVCGKKFTYGHSLKVHERVHTGDRPFVCPLCGKGFKQSNALSSHERVHTGERPFVCKTCGKAFKQSSYLVIHERAHTGERPYKCEACGKAFARPSLLLQHHRVHSQERPYKCSFCHKFFKDLAYLAVHEKVHTGETPYKCSVCEKGFAHPSNLLQHQRVHRDG